The window ATGGCCTCGGGGGAGCCGAACTTTTCGAGGAAGGAGACGCCGCGGACTTTACGGACGCATTCGGCGAGGACCTGGGCGGCGCCACCGACGGCATGGAAATAGACGCAGCCGTGTTCGCGGCAGGCGGCGAGGGTTTTGGGGCCCATGCCGCCCTTGCCGATGACCCCGCGGACGCCGTGGTCGCGGATGATCTGCCATTGGTAGGGTTCCTCGCGGGTGCTGGTGGTGGGGCCGGCGGCGACGACCTTCCAGTCGCCCGCGTCGTCACGGATGACCACCGGGCCGCAGTGGTAGAGGATGCCATCCCGCAGGCTGACCCCTTCCGGCAGGGCACCACCATCGTGGAGGTACTTGTGGACCGCGTCGCGTCCGGTGAAGACGACGCCGGAGAGGAGCACTTCGTCGCCGACCTTGAGGGAGCGGATGGTTTGTTCCGAGACGGGAGTGGTGATGGGGATCATGGGAATCAGTAGAGCCAGGAGAGGATGCCGCCGTTGGAATCGAGGGAAGCGCCCTGGCGCCGGTAGGCCCAGCACATGTAGCTGATGCTGACGAAGTAGGAGGCCGGGACGCGATTGACGGCGCAGATCTTGCAGCCAAGGAGGGTGGTGCGGCCGCCGAAGCCCATGGGGCCGATGCCGAGGTCGTTGGCGGTCTTGACGATTTCCTGCTCGAGGGCGGCGAGTTCGGGGACGGGATTGACGTCGTCGAGGCGGCGGAGGAACTGGGTTTTGGACCATTCGTAGCCGGTGGCGCGGTCGCCTCCGATGCAGACGCCGAGGATGCCGGGGCCGCAACCCTTGCCCTGGGCCTGGAGGATGGCGTCGAGGATGACGCGGCGGCAGCCGTTGAGATCGCGGTTGGCCTGGAGGGATTCCTCGGGGAGGGAGTACTGGGCGCCGACGTTTTCGCAGCCGCCGCCTTTGAGGACGAGGCGGACATCGAGGGATTCGTCGCGATGCTGATGGAAGTGGAGGGTGGGGGCACCGGGGCCGCAGTTGGTGCCGTCGTTCCTGCCGGTGAGGGCATCGACGGAGTTCTGGCGCAGGTAGCCCTTCCGGGTGGCCTGGCGGACGGCGTCGCGGGCGGTTTCGGCGAAGGCGACCTGATCGAGGCCAACCGGGGCATCGACGTAGAAGAGGACGCTGCCGGTATCCTGGCAGATGGGCTGGGACTTGTTGCGGGCGAGGGCGATGTTGCGCTCGATGATTTCCATGGCCGAGGCGGCGATGGTGCCCTTCTTCTCGATTTCGACGGAGCGGAGGATGGCCTGGTGGACGTCGTCGGGGATTTCGGCGGAGGTTCGGCGGATGATCTCGATCAGGGAGTCGAGGAGCGACTGCATGCGGGGACGCTAAGGGGCGGACCTGCGGTGTCAATGCATGGGGGAGGGGGGGCGGGATGCGAAGGGACTGAAGGGACCGATGGGACCGATGGGACTGATGGGGCCGATGGGATTCAGGGATTGAGTTTCCGTTCGAGGATGGGGCCGATGAGGGCGGGGTTGGCCTTGCCGCGGGTGAGTTTCATGACCTGGCCCTTGAGGAAATTGAGGGCGGCGGCCTTGCCCTGGCGGAAGTCGCTGGCGGGTCCGGGATGGGCGGCAATGGCCTGGTCGCAGGCGGCTTCGAGGGCGCTGGAATCGCTGACCTGGCGAAGGCCCTTGCGTTCGACGATCGTGGCGGGGGCCTCGCCGGAGGTGAACATCCCGGTGAAGACTTCCTGGGCGATCTTTGAATTGATCTCGCCGGAATCGACGAGGGCGACGAGATCGGCGATGGCGCGGGGTGGGAAGGGGACGGCTTCGAGGGGGGTGCCGGACTGGTTGAGGAGGGCGGCGAGGTTGTTGATGATCCAATTGGCGACGGCCTTGGGGTTGGCGGCACCGTCGGCGGCGCGTTCGAAAAAATCGCCGAGGGGCCGGTTGGCCTTGAAGACCTCGGCGTCGCCGGGCGGGAGGCCATGGAGCTGGATCAGGCGCTGTTTGCGGGCGAGGGGGAGTTCGACGAGGCGGGAGCGGACCTCGGCGAGCCAGGTTTCGGAGGGTTCGAGGGGGAGGAGGTCGGGGTCGGGGAGATAGCGGTAGTCGTGGGCGTGCTCCTTGGCGCGCATGGATTCGGTGACGGCGGCGACATCGTCCCAGCGGCGGGTTTCCTGGCGGAGGGATTCGCCGCGGCGGAGGGCATCGATCTGGCGTGGGATCTCGTACTCGAGGGCACGGCGGACACCCGAGAAGGTGTTCATGTTCTTGATCTCGATTTTGGCGCCGAGCTGGGAGGCTCCGCGGGGGCGGACGCTCACGTTGACGTCGCAGCGGACCATGCCTTTTTCCATGTCGCAGTCGCTGATGCCGCCCTGGACGAGGATTTCGACGAGGGCATTGAGGTAGGCCTGGGCGAGTTCCGGGCTGCGGAGGTCGGGTTCGGAAACGATTTCGAGGAGGGGGACGCCGGCGCGGTTGAAATCGACGCCGCTCTCCCGGTCGAAGTGGGTGTTCTTGGCGACATCCTCCTCGAGGTGGGCGCGGGTGATGCGGACTTTTTCGAGGCGGCCCTGATGTTCGAATTCGACGAAGCCGCGGCAGGTGGAGGGTTGGTCGTACTGGGTGATCTGGTAGTTCTTGGCGACGTCGGGATAGAAGTAGTTCTTGCGATCGAACTTGGCGCGGCGGGGGATCTCGCACTGGAGGAGGAGACCGGTGAGCACGGTGAGGCGGAGGGCCTCCTCGTTGGCGACGGGGAGGACGCCGGGGAGTCCGAGGCAGACGGGGCAGACGAGGGAGTTGGGTTCGGCGCCGAAGGCGTTGGGGCAGGCGCACCACATCTTCGAGCGGGTTTTGAGCTGCACGTGGGTTTCCAGGCCGATGACCGCTTCGTAGTCCATGTTGCGCGGGCCCGGTTTAAGCACGAATGCAGGGGAAAGGCACGGAGGAAGTCTTCCGCAATCGGCACCTGACGGTCCCGGGACATCCTTCAAGGACTCCGTTCACCGGAAGCGGCGCGACTCTCCCGCCGTTGCCGCGATCGACGGGTCGCCCTGATCCTTCCTGTCGATGCGTGGCTGGGGGGGGGAGCATTCATCCCGGGAGGCAGGCCGGGCCTGGGATGCTTTCTCTCAGGCGGGGAGGGCGGACCAGGTGTGTCGGGGGTGGAGAAAGTGGAGGACGCTGCGGGTCACGGGGCGGCGGTGAATGCGTTCGAGGGCGGTGGCGTAGAGCTGGAGCTGGTGGCGATGGTCGGCGGCGCGGGATTCGATTTCTTCGAGGGTGATGTGGTCGGTCTTGAAGTCCACGAGCCAGGTTTCCGTGGGGAGCAGGACGGCGAGATCGACGGCGCCCTGGACGACGATGAATTCGTCGGGGTCCGGCGGGGGTGTCGTCGCGAAGGCCGGGAGTTCGGAGGGGTGAAAGGCGGCGGTGAAGGGGAGTTCGCGACGGACCCGGAGGGCGTGGGTGCGGATTTCGGCGCCGAGCGGGGAACGCCAGAAGTGGGCGATGGCGGCGAGGTCGAGGTGGGGCAGGTCGGAGTCGCGCAGGATGCCGCGGGTCACGAGAGTCCGGGCGTGCTCGTGGAGGTGGGTGTCGGAGGGTTCCGGGGTGAGGTCGAGGTGCTGGAGGAAGAGGTGGTGGGCGGTGCCGATCCGGGTGGGGGAGCCGGGGGCGTCGTCGCGGGGGCGGGCGGCGGGGAAGGGGCGGTGCCGGGGCTTCACGGCCGGGGCGGCTTCGGCGTCGGGTTCGGGTCCGAGACGGCGCAGGGCGCTGGCGGAGGTCTTGGCGGGGATGAGGGAAGCCGGGTCTTTGGCCGGGGTGAGATCGAGGGACGGCATCCGGGCGGAGGCGTCGTCGGGTGGGAGGTCGGGATCTCCGGGGGAAGGGGAAGGCTCGCGGGGTTCGAGGGTGCCGGCGTGGAAGTGCCAGCGGAGCCGGGCGGTATCGGGCTCCTCACCGAAGGTGGCCTCGCCGGAGTCGATGGAGCCGTCGAGGGATCCGCCGAGCCAGAGACCGATCCATTCGGTGGCGCGAAGGGCGCGGGGGACGCCGGCGGCGGGAGGGAGGGAGGTGCGTTCGATCCAGGTGCGGCTTTCGGGTTTGCAGGCGCCGACGAGGATGAGGGTGTCGCGGGCGCGGGTGACGGCGACGTAGAGGAGGCGCAGTTCCTCGGCGAGACTGGCGGCGCGTTCCTCGCGGCGGGCGTGCCAGAGGACGAGGCTTTCGTGACGGCGCCGGGCGGGGAGGTCGACGAACTGAGGGGCGGGTCCGACGGTTCGGGAGAGGATGAGCGGGGCCTTCGAGGCGGGGAAATGGAACGGGGCGGAGAGGCCGGCGACGACGACGACGGGGAACTCGAGTCCCTTGCTTTTGTGGATGGACATCCACTGGACGGCGTCGGCCCGGCGCGGGGGCAGCGGATCGATTTCGCGTCCGGCATCGCGCTGATCGTCGAGGAAGCGGAGGAAACGGAAGAGGCCCTGACGCTGGAGGGGATCGTAGCGGCGGGCGAGATCGAGGTAACGACGGACATTGGCGACGCGGTCGGGGCCGTCGGGGAGGGTGAGGAGAAAGGCTTCGTAGCGGGTTTCGGCGAGGGCGGTTTCGAGGACGCAGGTGAGGGAACTCATGAGGGCGAGGCGCCGCCAGCGTTCGAGGGTTTGAAGGAAATCGCGGGCGGCCTGGCCGTGGGCGTTGCGCTGTTGGGCGGCGTGTTCGAGTCGTTCCCAGGCGTCGCCGTGGGCCCCGGCGAGGCGGAGTTGGACGAGTTGATCGAGGGACCAGCCGAACCAGGGGGACCGGAGGACGGCGAACAGGGGGATGTCCTGCCGGGGGTTGTCGAGCAGGCGAAGGAGGCTGGTAAGGTCGGAGGCTTCGAGGGTGTCGAGGAAGTCGCCCTGTTCGACGGACAGCGGGATGGCACGGCGGCGGAATTCGCGGAGGAAGGGGCCGGACCGTCCGGAGACCGAGCGGAGCAGGATCCCGACGTCGTTCCAGGTCATCGGACGGAAAGTGTGGGTGGTGCGATCCCAGACCTGGTGCTGGCCATCCATCAGTTCGCGGAGGCGGGCGGCGATGACGTGGGCCTGGCGTTCGAGTTCGAGGAGGTCCTCCCACGGATCGGCGCCTGAGTCATCGGCGCCGGTGTCGGCGCTGGCGGTGGCATTGGCGACTTCCCGAATGAGGTGGAGTTCGACGCGGCAATCGGGGTCGGGGGCGGCGCCCTGGGGGCCCTGGCCTTCGGGGGGGTGGAGGGAGAGGGGCGCGCGGCGATCGGGCAGGGCGAAGGCGAGACGATCGGCGGGGCCGTAGCCGACGTCGCCGAGGCGCGGTTGCATGAGGGTATCGAAGAGGGCGTTGACGAAGGCGACGATCCCGGCGCGGCTGCGAAAGTTCTCGGTGAGGGGCAGGACCTGGTGATGGGGGAGGGCGGGCCACTGGCGGAGGTGGCGTTGGAAGAGGTCTGGGGCGGCCATCCGGAAGCGGTAGATGCTCTGCTTGACGTCGCCGACCATGAAGAGGTTGGCGTGTTCGCCGTGGCGGGCGAGGGCCTGGAGGATGGCCTCCTGGGCGGGGTTGATGTCCTGGCATTCGTCCACGAAGACGTGTTCGAAGCGCTCGCGCCATTCGAGGGCGACGGGGGTGGGACGGCCTTCGGGGTCGGTGAGGAGTTCGAGGGCGAGTTGTTCGAGGTCGGCGAAGTCCACCCCGCCGAGCGCGCGCTTCGCGTCGGTGAAGGCCGTGGCGAACTGGCGGGCCAGGCGCAGCAGGGCGGACATCGGGGCCCGGGCGGCGGTCCATTCGACGTCCAGGGGATCGAGGCCGTCCGTGGGGCACCAGGTGCGGAGGAGGGCGACGTCTTCGAGGAAATCCTCCAGGCAGCCGCGGTGTTTCTTGGAGCCGCGGGCCCAGAGGGAATCGTCGGCGAAGGCGAGGAGGGCGTCGAGGCGCCGGGTCCAATCCGCGATCGTGGCGTCGTTGGGCAGGGGATCGAGGAGCGGGATCAGGGACGGGAGGAGGGTGGTGAGGTGGCGGAGCCCCTCGCCGGTTGGCGATTTGCCGGCGAAGTTCCTGTCCTGCTCGATGCCCTCGATCGTCAGGGGGATCTGGGTACGGACGGCGGGGGCCGACTCCAGCAACCAGGCGGTGAACATGGAGGGTCGGAGGGGGTTCCAGGCGTTGGGGGCGAGGGGTTCGAAGCGGTTGAGTTGGGCGTCGAGGCAGCGGGCGGCGCGGGGTTGGGCGACGAAGAAGCGGTGGGTTTCGAGGAGCAGATCGACGAGGGGATCGATGCGGGCCTGGCAGTAGTGGTCCGCCAGCGTGCGGGTGTCGGGGTCGTTGGCCAGGGCATCGAGGGCGAGGCGGCGGGCGGTCTGACGGGCGAGCGGGGTGGCGAGGGATTCGTCGAGGACGGCGACGGCGGGGTCGAGGTGAAGTTCGGCGAAGTGGGTGCGGATGAGATCGAGGCAGAAGGAGTGGAGGGTGGCGATGGGGGCGGCTTCGAGGAGGAGGAGCTGACGCTGGAGGGCTTCGGGGGCGTCGGGTTGGGTGGCGGCGTGGCGGAGGGCCTCGCGGAGACGCTGTTTCATCTCGGCGGCGGCGGCATTGGTGAAGGTGACGACGAGGAGGCGATCGATATCGACGCCGGCCTCGATCACGAGGCGGAGGCAGCGCTGGACGAGGGTGGCCGTCTTGCCGGTGCCGGCGCCGGCGGTGAGGAGGATGGCGCCACGGGCGTCGATGGCCTGGCGTTGCTGGGGGGTGGGCTGGCTCATGGGGAGAGAGGGGTGGGAAGATGGGGAACGGCCTCAGAGCAACGATCTGGAACCTCGAATCGCGGTTCGGAATTCGCCATTCGCCAGGGATACACCATCACGACCTCGGACCGGGGATTGGAGACTGGAGCGAGCGGAAGTCGCCGACGAGGGGTTCGAAGCGGCAGACGGAGCGGTAGGGACAGTGGTCGCAGGCGGATTTCTGGCGGCTGTAGCGGACCGGGAGGACGCCGACGGTTCCATCGAGGATGGCGGTGGCATGGCGTTGGAGGTGCGTCACGGTGTTGTCGAGGAGGGTTTGAAACTCCTCGGAGGGCAGGAAATGGGTTCGCTTGAACTGGTCGGATCCCGAGCCTCTGGGGGTTCCCGTGCCCGGGGAGGAATCGAAGTGGACCCTCCAGTCGGCGTTGCCGCGGCCGGCATGGGTGAGGGATTTGCGGAAGGACGCGAGGCGTTCGTCGTCGGGAGCGGTGCGGCCGGTGGCGCTGACCTTGGGGGCGAGCGGGACGTAGAAGGCGCCGCCGGCGGCGAGCGGGGCGGCGTGCGCGATGGTGGGCGGCAGGTCGGGCGAGGCGGCGGCGAAGGCAAGGTAGGCGAAGAGCTGGAGTTCGAAGCCGCGGGCCACGGCAGGCGCGGAGGGGCTGATGGCGGAGGACTTGTAGTCGAAGACCGCGACGAGGCAGGTGCCGTCGGGCGCCACGGCGACATCGAGGCGGTCGATGCTGCCCTGAAGGCGGAGGGTGCGGCTGCCGGGGAGTTCGATGGACCACGGGCCGGCCCGGCAATCCGGGGCGGAGCCGAAACGGAATTCGGCGAGGAGCGGATCGAAGGAACAGGTTTCCATCCAGCGGATCATCTGCCCGACGGCGTCGCCGAGCTGGTCGAGGCGCCGGTGGGTTTCCCAGGCGAGGGCGGGGTCGCGGGTGAAGGCGGCGAACTCGGGCGTGGCGGCGAGTTCGCGCCCGAGTTGACCGATGCGGGCGGCGGCCTCGTCGGGGCGCCAGTTCCGCCAGCGTCCCTTTTCCTCGAGGGTGGCCTGGTGGAAGCGGTGGAGGGTACGGTGAAGGAGGTTTCCGGAGCTGATGGGGTCGGTCTTGAACTCCGGACGTTCACCGAGGCGGAGCTGGCGGCGGGCGAAGTGGCGGAAGGGACATTCGGCGAAGTCCTCGAGGGCGCTGACCGAGGAGGTGAGGGTTCCGTCGGGGTGGAGGGCGACGACGGTTTCGGGGGCGAGGCGTCGTTCGGGTTCGCCGGAGGGAGGAAGGAGATGGTGGTGGAGATGGGCGACGTGGCGGGCGACCAGTTCGGCGGGGTGCCCGGGGGGAAGGTCGAGAGGGAGGGTGCGGAACCAGTCCGGGCACTCGAGCCATTCGGAGAGGGAACGGGCGTCGCCGGCGCAGGGGGTGCCTTCGAAGGCGCGGAGGCGTCCGTCGTATTCGAGGGTGGGATCGGGGTCGGGGGGTTGCTGGGGCGGCAGGCCGAGGAGGGCGAGGAGGCGTTCGGCGACGGAGGAGCGGACGGCGGGTTTGCCATCGAGGCCGCGGCGGGACCAGGTGACGCAGAGGCGTTCGGAGGGGCGGGTGCAGGCGATGTAGGCGAAGTACTGTTCGCGGGCCGCCTGTTGAAGGGGGGCCCAGCCGAGGTCGAGTCCGGCCTCGGCGAGGCGCAACCGGTCGGCGCGGTGAAGGAGGGCGGGGGCGGCCGGGGCGCCGGGGAAGACCCCCTCGTTGAGACCGAGGACGAGGGTCAGGCGGACATTGGGCTGGCGGGCCCGGTCCACGGCGCCGACGAGGACCTGGTCGAGGGCGGGAGGGATGATGCCGAGGGTGAGCCGGGACAGCCCGGCCTCGGCGATGGCGGTCCAGTCGCGCAACGGGAGTTCGGTGGTGGCGAAGGCGAGGGCGAGGTTGGAGCACCAGGACTGGATCTGTTCCCAGGCGGTGTGGTGGATGGCGCGGTAGAGGGGCGGGAGATCGGTGGCCTCGTGTTGCCAGCGATCGAGGGTTTCGGGGACTTCGAGACCGGCCCAGAGTTCCCGCAGGGCCTCGGCGAGGATGACGCCGGTCGGGGCGGGGGGGAGCGTATCGCGAAACCGGCGGAAGGCCCCGACCGGGGCTTCGAGGCAGCGGACGGCGTCCTCCGAGAGATGCGCCGCGGCGCGGTATTCGGAGGGACGGAGCCAGGCGTCGTCACGGAGTCCGTGGCGGAGGGCGGCATTTTCGAGTTGATCGACGAACCGGGGCGGATCGACGACGAGGCCGGACTTGAGGGCGGCGAGCCAGTCGTCGTGGGCCCATGCGCCGGCTGCCATGTGGAGGGCGGCGCGGGTGAGTTCGGCGACGGGATGATGGGACATCGGTTCGCGGTGATCGGCGAAAAAGGGGATGCCGTGGCGGCGGAAGGCGCGCTGGAGGACGTCCGCGTAGCCGTCCATGCGGCGGAGGATCACGCTGATGTCGCGGTAGCGGCCTCCTTCCTGGCGCACGTGCCGATGAATGAGGCGGACGGCGAGGAGGGCTTCGGCCTCGGGGTCGGCGCATTCGACGGGCAGGATGCCGGTGCGATCCTCCTCGGGTGGGCTGGGCGGGGCTTGGGGTCGGGTCCAGGCCGAGGCGAGGTGCGCGAGGATGGGGGTGTGGCGGAACCGCGGGGCCGGCGCCGGATCAGGGAGCGGGTGGAGGCGGGCGTTGAGGCCGAGCGCATCGACCTGGCGCCAGCAGCGGAGGAAGGTGGTGGCGGTGGTGGTCCAGAGGGAACCGGGAACGGGTTCCGGGATGGGTTCCCCCTGGGGCGGAGCGACGGGATGGTCGAGGCAGAAGGCGAGGGTGCCGTGGGCGCAGTGGGGCAGGACGGCGGCGAGGAGGTTCAACTCGGGGACGGTCATCTCGGCGAAGCCGTCGAGCCAGAGTCCGGCGAAGGCGGGGACGGCACTGCCGTTGCGGCGTGCCTGCACGAGGGCTTCCGCGGCATGGATGAGCAGGTGATCGGCGTCGTGGAGGTGGTGGACGGCGAGCCAGTTGCGGTAGGCCTCGATCAGCAGGGCCAGGTCATGGAGTTTGGCGGCGAGGGAGGTCTGGCCGGGTGTGGATGGCTCGGCGGGGATGGCGTCGCGGAGTCGGGCCGGGCCGGCGCCGGCGCGGTGCAGTTCGCGCAGGACCTGACTGAGCTGGGAGGCGAAGCCGGCGGTGCGGGCGCAGGTGCGGAAGGCGCGCAGATCGGCTTCCCGTTCCAGGATGAGGGCACGGAGGACCATGGTGCGGCCCTCTTCGGAAAGGGTGTCGCCGGTGGGTTGTCCGAGTTCGGCGAGGAGCCAGCGGGCGAGTCGATCGAAGGGGAGGATCAGCAGGCGGGTGAAGCCGTGGACACCGAGGCCGAGGATCTGGCGTTCGAGTTGGAAGGTGGACTGCTTGGGTGCGATGCAGAGCAGGGGCGGGCCCTCGGGATCCGCGTCGAGAGCGGCACGGATCTGTTCGAGGCAGGTGTGGGTCTTGCCGCTGCCGGCCGGGCCGATGAGGAACTCGATGTCCATGGGAGTGGGCGGACTCGGGGCGGGAAAGGCGGATCTCAGGGGCGATCGTTCAGGAGTGCCGGGTTGGACCTGCCGCGTTGCGCCGGATGTCCTGGAGGCAGTGATCTCGTGGGGGTCGAACGCCTGGTCCCAGGTCGAGGCCCGTGCATGGCAGGAAGTCTGAGGAGACCCACACGGATCGGCAAGGAATTGAGGCGCACCGACGGCGCCGCGTCGCCCGGGAGGAGGCTGGCGAGGGCGGCGAAGGTGGAAACGTAAGAAGGCAGGGTGGAGGTGAGGTTCGACTCGCCGGTCCGGATCACGGGGGAATCCAAAGCGGCGCGGAGCGCCGCACTCCAAGACTTCGCCCTATCCACTGCTACCGCCCTTGGAGCTCCTGCGACGTGCCAATCCAAAGCGGCGCGGAGCGCCGCACTCCAAAGAGTCAGAAATCGTCCAGCACCTTCACGTGATCCGTCTTGAAGGCATAGATCGTCCGCACCATCGCCGGTTCCGCCTCGCGCTCGAACCACGCGGCGCTGCACCAGCGATACTGGTTCGCCACTGCGACGAGACCGTGCTTCACGGCGTTTTGATGCACATAGTTCAGCCGCGCGAAGTAGCTCTTCTCGAAGGTCAGCCGCGTCTCCCAGAAGTTGTGCCACACCTTCCGCCCTCTCGAGTCGTCCAGCCTGTTCACCCACGCTGCGCTGTTCTGGTGCAGGTCGGCCAGAAATACCGTCAGCGACGCCGCCCCGTCCTCGGCCCCCACCGGCGAGTGCCCGACGAAGTGGTAATGATTCGGGAACACCGCCCACGCCTCGAGCCGCCAGTCGTGACGCGCCGCATACCTCAGCAGCCCGTCATGCAGTCCCTTCAAGCGCTCTTCCCCCGCAAAGAAGCGCGTCTTCCGGTAAGTCCCCGCCGTCACGATAAACGTCCCACCCTCGGCGAGCCGGTGGGAGGGAGCATGCGGCCAATTTGGAGTGCGGTGCTCCGCACCGCTTTGGGTTTCGGGCGGGAGGTTGTCCGGGTTCATGGCGGACGGCTTACCCCAGGTCACTTCTTGCGCCAATCCAAAGCGGCGCGGAGCGCCGCACTCCAAGACTTCACCCTGGCCACTGCCACTGCTCCTGCAGTACTTGCGGTGGGCCAATCCAAAGTGGCCGGTGGGAGGGAGGATGCGGCCAATTTGGAGTGCGGTGCTCCGCACCGCTTTGGGTTTCGGGCGGGAGGTTGTCCGGGTTCATGGCGAACGGCTTACCCCGGGTCACTTCTCGCGCCAATCCAAAGCGGCGCGGAGCGCCGCACTCCAAACTTCACCCTATCCATTGCTACCGCCCGTGCAGTGCTTGCGGTGGGCCAATCCAAAGTGGCCGGTGGGAGGGAGGATGCGGCCAATTTGGAGTGCGGTGCTCCGCACCGCTTTGGGTTTCGGGCGGGAGGTTGTCCGGGTTCATGGCGGACGGCTTACCCCGGGTCACTTCTTGCGCCAATCCAAAGCGGCGCGGAGCGCCGCACTCCAAGACTTCACCCTGGCCACTGCCACTGCTCCTGCAGTACTTGCGGTGGACCAATCCAAAGTGGCCGGTGGGAGGGAGGATGCGGCCAATCTGGAGTGCGGTGCTCCGCACCGCTTTGGGTTTCGGGCGGGAGATTGTCCGGGTTCATGGCGGACGGCTTACCCCAGGTCACTGCTCGCGCTAATCCAAAGCGGCGCGGAGCGCCGCACTCCAAAACTTTACCCTGGCCACTGCTGCTGCCCTTGCAGCTTCCGCGACGTTCCAATCCAAAGGATGTCCCAGCTCCCGCATGACTGGATGGCCTTGCGGCGGGGGGGGGCTGGCCGGGCCGATACCCAGAGGACAGGTGACAAGGCGTAGGCCGTTCATTAGAAGAGGCGGGACGCATGCCAGTCCGGACTTCAGCGATTCGTGGTGTTGGAGAGGAGCGGTCCGCCGCATTTCGCACAACGCTTTGGAGCGAGGTGCTGGCGGCGCGGGATGCGGTGGTTTCGCCGGTGGGGGAGCAGGCGCTGGCGACGTTGTGCAGCACGTACTGGTACCCGTTGTACGCGTATGCCCGGGGCTGCGGGTTTTCGCCGGAGGACTCGCAGGATCTGACGCAGGGTTTCTTTTCGCACTGGATGGAGGATGGGTTGCTGGGGGGGATCGACCGGGAGCGCGGGCGGTTTCGCTGGTTCCTGCTGAGGTCGTTCCAGAACGCCCTGCGCAATGAGCTGGAGCGGATGCGCGCGCTGAAGCGCGGCGGGGGGCGGCGGCTGGTGTCGTGGGATGCCCTGGAGGGGGAGCAACGGTATCAGGCGGAGCCCGTGGATCACACGAGTCCGGATGTGATGTACGACCGGCGGTGGGCGCGGGCGACGCTGGGACGGGCGCTCGACCGGCTGGGTATCGAGTTCGCTGCGG of the Verrucomicrobiia bacterium genome contains:
- the gatB gene encoding Asp-tRNA(Asn)/Glu-tRNA(Gln) amidotransferase subunit GatB, with translation MDYEAVIGLETHVQLKTRSKMWCACPNAFGAEPNSLVCPVCLGLPGVLPVANEEALRLTVLTGLLLQCEIPRRAKFDRKNYFYPDVAKNYQITQYDQPSTCRGFVEFEHQGRLEKVRITRAHLEEDVAKNTHFDRESGVDFNRAGVPLLEIVSEPDLRSPELAQAYLNALVEILVQGGISDCDMEKGMVRCDVNVSVRPRGASQLGAKIEIKNMNTFSGVRRALEYEIPRQIDALRRGESLRQETRRWDDVAAVTESMRAKEHAHDYRYLPDPDLLPLEPSETWLAEVRSRLVELPLARKQRLIQLHGLPPGDAEVFKANRPLGDFFERAADGAANPKAVANWIINNLAALLNQSGTPLEAVPFPPRAIADLVALVDSGEINSKIAQEVFTGMFTSGEAPATIVERKGLRQVSDSSALEAACDQAIAAHPGPASDFRQGKAAALNFLKGQVMKLTRGKANPALIGPILERKLNP
- a CDS encoding UvrD-helicase domain-containing protein, producing the protein MSQPTPQQRQAIDARGAILLTAGAGTGKTATLVQRCLRLVIEAGVDIDRLLVVTFTNAAAAEMKQRLREALRHAATQPDAPEALQRQLLLLEAAPIATLHSFCLDLIRTHFAELHLDPAVAVLDESLATPLARQTARRLALDALANDPDTRTLADHYCQARIDPLVDLLLETHRFFVAQPRAARCLDAQLNRFEPLAPNAWNPLRPSMFTAWLLESAPAVRTQIPLTIEGIEQDRNFAGKSPTGEGLRHLTTLLPSLIPLLDPLPNDATIADWTRRLDALLAFADDSLWARGSKKHRGCLEDFLEDVALLRTWCPTDGLDPLDVEWTAARAPMSALLRLARQFATAFTDAKRALGGVDFADLEQLALELLTDPEGRPTPVALEWRERFEHVFVDECQDINPAQEAILQALARHGEHANLFMVGDVKQSIYRFRMAAPDLFQRHLRQWPALPHHQVLPLTENFRSRAGIVAFVNALFDTLMQPRLGDVGYGPADRLAFALPDRRAPLSLHPPEGQGPQGAAPDPDCRVELHLIREVANATASADTGADDSGADPWEDLLELERQAHVIAARLRELMDGQHQVWDRTTHTFRPMTWNDVGILLRSVSGRSGPFLREFRRRAIPLSVEQGDFLDTLEASDLTSLLRLLDNPRQDIPLFAVLRSPWFGWSLDQLVQLRLAGAHGDAWERLEHAAQQRNAHGQAARDFLQTLERWRRLALMSSLTCVLETALAETRYEAFLLTLPDGPDRVANVRRYLDLARRYDPLQRQGLFRFLRFLDDQRDAGREIDPLPPRRADAVQWMSIHKSKGLEFPVVVVAGLSAPFHFPASKAPLILSRTVGPAPQFVDLPARRRHESLVLWHARREERAASLAEELRLLYVAVTRARDTLILVGACKPESRTWIERTSLPPAAGVPRALRATEWIGLWLGGSLDGSIDSGEATFGEEPDTARLRWHFHAGTLEPREPSPSPGDPDLPPDDASARMPSLDLTPAKDPASLIPAKTSASALRRLGPEPDAEAAPAVKPRHRPFPAARPRDDAPGSPTRIGTAHHLFLQHLDLTPEPSDTHLHEHARTLVTRGILRDSDLPHLDLAAIAHFWRSPLGAEIRTHALRVRRELPFTAAFHPSELPAFATTPPPDPDEFIVVQGAVDLAVLLPTETWLVDFKTDHITLEEIESRAADHRHQLQLYATALERIHRRPVTRSVLHFLHPRHTWSALPA
- a CDS encoding PD-(D/E)XK nuclease family protein: MDIEFLIGPAGSGKTHTCLEQIRAALDADPEGPPLLCIAPKQSTFQLERQILGLGVHGFTRLLILPFDRLARWLLAELGQPTGDTLSEEGRTMVLRALILEREADLRAFRTCARTAGFASQLSQVLRELHRAGAGPARLRDAIPAEPSTPGQTSLAAKLHDLALLIEAYRNWLAVHHLHDADHLLIHAAEALVQARRNGSAVPAFAGLWLDGFAEMTVPELNLLAAVLPHCAHGTLAFCLDHPVAPPQGEPIPEPVPGSLWTTTATTFLRCWRQVDALGLNARLHPLPDPAPAPRFRHTPILAHLASAWTRPQAPPSPPEEDRTGILPVECADPEAEALLAVRLIHRHVRQEGGRYRDISVILRRMDGYADVLQRAFRRHGIPFFADHREPMSHHPVAELTRAALHMAAGAWAHDDWLAALKSGLVVDPPRFVDQLENAALRHGLRDDAWLRPSEYRAAAHLSEDAVRCLEAPVGAFRRFRDTLPPAPTGVILAEALRELWAGLEVPETLDRWQHEATDLPPLYRAIHHTAWEQIQSWCSNLALAFATTELPLRDWTAIAEAGLSRLTLGIIPPALDQVLVGAVDRARQPNVRLTLVLGLNEGVFPGAPAAPALLHRADRLRLAEAGLDLGWAPLQQAAREQYFAYIACTRPSERLCVTWSRRGLDGKPAVRSSVAERLLALLGLPPQQPPDPDPTLEYDGRLRAFEGTPCAGDARSLSEWLECPDWFRTLPLDLPPGHPAELVARHVAHLHHHLLPPSGEPERRLAPETVVALHPDGTLTSSVSALEDFAECPFRHFARRQLRLGERPEFKTDPISSGNLLHRTLHRFHQATLEEKGRWRNWRPDEAAARIGQLGRELAATPEFAAFTRDPALAWETHRRLDQLGDAVGQMIRWMETCSFDPLLAEFRFGSAPDCRAGPWSIELPGSRTLRLQGSIDRLDVAVAPDGTCLVAVFDYKSSAISPSAPAVARGFELQLFAYLAFAAASPDLPPTIAHAAPLAAGGAFYVPLAPKVSATGRTAPDDERLASFRKSLTHAGRGNADWRVHFDSSPGTGTPRGSGSDQFKRTHFLPSEEFQTLLDNTVTHLQRHATAILDGTVGVLPVRYSRQKSACDHCPYRSVCRFEPLVGDFRSLQSPIPGPRS
- a CDS encoding transposase, whose amino-acid sequence is MNPDNLPPETQSGAEHRTPNWPHAPSHRLAEGGTFIVTAGTYRKTRFFAGEERLKGLHDGLLRYAARHDWRLEAWAVFPNHYHFVGHSPVGAEDGAASLTVFLADLHQNSAAWVNRLDDSRGRKVWHNFWETRLTFEKSYFARLNYVHQNAVKHGLVAVANQYRWCSAAWFEREAEPAMVRTIYAFKTDHVKVLDDF